TGTAAACGGCAAGGTTTAGGTAACAGGTTTGGCCACTATTTAGGTAACAACTCGCCGTTGACTAATTGTGGCTTATCCCCTTGGCTCGCCGCGAAGGCCGGAGGCTGAAGCGGCGAGCCAAAGCGCGCATCCGTTTCCCCCAGACAAACATTCGCAAACCATACACGCAATCGATCTTTGGGAGACATCTCAAGTCCAACCGGCCAATTGCTCAAGGCTTCGGTCAAGTAACACTCTCGATTGAGGTAACGGATAGTCCCTCGACGCCGTACCACCCGTACATCCATGTGCTTGGGATAGGCCACGGAATCGACATGCCCTGGATAGGGGCGATTCGATGAGTTGTACACCTGTGCCGGTGTACGCTGACCCAGTGCCTCATGAGGTCTCACCATGTTGAAGTCCATTCGCCAGGCATCAAATGCCTCTTGCTGTGTTGCCAGATCCGCTTTCGGGTCCACCTGCAATTCAGCCCGTACATCACGGTGCATCCTTTCATGGCCACCGTTGTCCTGGGGATGCCGTGGGCGGTTCCGGTACAGGTCGATTCCCAGAGCCAACCACCACGCGGATAGCTTGGTCAATCCGCACAATCCATTGCTGGCGGCAAATGGACGCCCGTTGTCACTGTGGATCACCTTGGGCATGCCGTATTGCTCGAAGACCCGCTCCATGACTGCACGCACGCCTTCCCATTTCAGACTGGGAAGCGCCTGGATCGCGAACAGGTACCGACTGTATTCGTCCCGTAGTGTCAACGGATCACAGCGGATTCCATTCCGAACATGCCACCATCCTTTGAAGTCTATGGTCCATACATCATTTGGAGCTTGTGCCGGAAGACCTTGCTGGAGACGAATACCCCCAGAGTGCCCCTGGCGGCGAGGAGGCACCATTCCACACTTTCCGAGCACGCGTCCGATTGTACGCTCGCTTGGAACCTCATCCTCCGGGTGGGACCGCAGAAGTATCACACGAAGTTTCTGAGGACCCCATGTCGGATGGAGATTGCGCTGACGCACGATCTCCATCACCATTTCTCCGACTGCTGGGTCCGGATCCGGACGTGGTCCCCGCTTCTGATCTTCCAGCCCGACAATGCCGAGCTGTTTGAACCTGTGAATCCACTTGTACCCAACTCTTCGGCTGATACCTGCTTCGCGACAAAGCTCCGATATGTTCGCTCCGCTCCCCAGAGCTGCAAGCACGAACTCATGGCGTGACTTCACTGCAGTAACCTCTTTCCAGCTCATCGTCGGTCCTCCTTGGATACCGACGATATTCTGGCGAACTGTTACCCAAACTCTGGCTAAACCTGTTACCTAAATCGTGGCCTCGTACCCGAAGGCAGGGTGGGATGGGGGCGACCAAAAATCGTCATTCCCGCGCATGCGGGAATCCCGATCGGTTACACGACAAGCATCTTTGTGTCAATCCCTCGCGACACTGCAACAGAGATTCGCACCTGAACCCCTTGTCCCCATTTACATCACATCCCCGGTTCACTGCATTGAGGAATTGCTGGAGACCGGAAGTGAAACTCCCCACAGTATACATCTTGGCCAGTCGCCGCAATGGTGTCCTGTATGTCGGGGTGACAAGTGATCTCGTGCAGCGGATCCATCAACACCGATCAGGGCTGTTCGAAGGATTCTGCAGGAGATATTCTGTGCATCGGCTTGTTCATTTCGAACACCATGGAACCATGGAAGCTGCAATCTTGCGTGAGAAGAGGATCAAGAAATGGCGGCGTGCATGGAAGATCCAACTGATTGAAGCGGGGAATCCTGAATGGGTGGATCTTTGGGCAGGGTTGCGGGATGTGTGATTGGGTTTGAATGTGGTTTGCGGTGTAACCGCTCGGGGCCCCCGCTTTCGCGGGGGTGACGTTCTTGTGGGGAGTGACATTCTGCTGATCGATTGCCGCTCTTTCGAGCCTGCATGAGAACAAAGGCCCGGGCTTCAGCCCGGGCCTTTTGATTCACACAAGGTGCGCCACCCTCAGGGCAGCGGGCTGCGGCCGATTTCGTTCATGCTGCCGGGCTCGGCGCGCAGTTTGATTTCCTCGCCGGAGCCGACCTTGAGGATGCCTTCGTACCACACGTCAAAGCCTTCGATCTTCAGCTGGTAGCTGCCGGGCATCAGGTCGAAGACGGTGCCGCTGGCCATTTCGTCAATGCCGGAGATCGAGAGTTCCACGCGCTTCTTGCCGTCGATGTAGACGCTGCACATGCCTTCCTCGGACATCACCACCAGCTTGGAGGGGCGCACGGCCACTGGTGCTGCGGCCGTCGTCGTGGTCGTGGTCGTGGTGGTGGTTTCCTGGATGCCCACGCTGCCGGTGGCGTCCATGCCGCTCACGTTCATGGTCAGGCCCACACCCTCCATGCCGGCCATGCCGGGAACGCCCATGCCCACTCCCACGCTCACGGTCTGGGAGGGAGCGCCGCTGACGGCCGTGGTGCTCACGGTGGTCGTGACCTGTTCGGTGGCCGGGGCCGCGGCCACGGGCTGGCTGCCGGGCAGGGGCACGGTGTCCAGCACCTGCACCTCGCCGTTGTTGAGGCTGATCCGGGTCAAGTAGCCGCCGGGCAGATCCACGGTGACATCGCTGTGCTTCTCGACCTTGAACAGCCCCTTGACCGCGTAGACCTCGATCAGGTGCTTGCCGTGGCTGGCCTCGGTGACCACCTTCATGCCCTCGCCGGGGCTCAGGTCCTGGCCGTCGAGCTTGGCGATGAACTTGGTGCTGGTGTAGATGAATTCAAGGCGCGCCGCCTGATTCGGGTTGCCGGCGGGTGTGTCCGCAAAACTCTGCAGGGCCAGGCCCAGCAGCATGCAGAGGGCGAGCATCAACTTCTTCATCGGGTCTCCTGTTTGCTGTCGTCAATGCATGAGCAGATCGAATTCCGGCTCGGGACCCATTGTTCCCGGTCGGTGGCCCCTGGGCCGGGGCGATCAGGACCAGCCCAGCGGACCGGTCAGTTCCTCGACCGCCTCGAGCACCTGGCAGGATTGCACCAGGGCCTTCATCGTATTGTGATCGTTGTAGAGCGGGCGATCCACGTCCAGGAAGGGCACATGCTCGCGAATCACGTTGCGGGCGCGCGTGACACCCGCGCCGTTGGTGAAGCCCCGGAAGTCCAGGGCCTGGGCGGCCGCCATCATCTCGATGCCCAGGATGCCGAAGGCGTTGTCCAGAATCTGCTCGTTCTTGAGGGCCGTGTTCATACCCATCGAGACGAAGTCCTCCTGGTCGGCGGCAGCGGGAATCGAGGCCACCGAGGCGGGCGCACAGAGCATGCGCTGCTCAACGATCAGGGTGTCGGCCGTGTACTGGCTGAGCATCATGCCGCTGTACATGCCGGCGCCCTTGGTCAGGAAGGAAGGCAGCCCC
This is a stretch of genomic DNA from Candidatus Delongbacteria bacterium. It encodes these proteins:
- a CDS encoding transposase; translated protein: MSWKEVTAVKSRHEFVLAALGSGANISELCREAGISRRVGYKWIHRFKQLGIVGLEDQKRGPRPDPDPAVGEMVMEIVRQRNLHPTWGPQKLRVILLRSHPEDEVPSERTIGRVLGKCGMVPPRRQGHSGGIRLQQGLPAQAPNDVWTIDFKGWWHVRNGIRCDPLTLRDEYSRYLFAIQALPSLKWEGVRAVMERVFEQYGMPKVIHSDNGRPFAASNGLCGLTKLSAWWLALGIDLYRNRPRHPQDNGGHERMHRDVRAELQVDPKADLATQQEAFDAWRMDFNMVRPHEALGQRTPAQVYNSSNRPYPGHVDSVAYPKHMDVRVVRRRGTIRYLNRECYLTEALSNWPVGLEMSPKDRLRVWFANVCLGETDARFGSPLQPPAFAASQGDKPQLVNGELLPK
- a CDS encoding GIY-YIG nuclease family protein translates to MGATKNRHSRACGNPDRLHDKHLCVNPSRHCNRDSHLNPLSPFTSHPRFTALRNCWRPEVKLPTVYILASRRNGVLYVGVTSDLVQRIHQHRSGLFEGFCRRYSVHRLVHFEHHGTMEAAILREKRIKKWRRAWKIQLIEAGNPEWVDLWAGLRDV